The following are encoded in a window of Gloeothece citriformis PCC 7424 genomic DNA:
- the asnB gene encoding asparagine synthase (glutamine-hydrolyzing) translates to MCGIAGIYNYSESFSLDEIRKNICQMTDALTHRGPDDHGVWCQENIALGHRRLSILDLSPLGGQPMFSNDRNIVTVFNGEIYNFQELKRELEKDYSFQSQTDTEVIIAAYKKWGEACVEKFSGMFAFALWDISKNSLFLARDHLGIKPLYYYQTNGLLLFASEIRSLLATSLIKRSIDPISLKLLLSYQTVPAPRSILQDVQILLPGNALIIKNGQVKQWCYWKPNHYVINKPIIDYEKSIQIQVAERLQTAVKNHLVSDVPLGVFLSGGIDSSTLVGLARQASLEDIHTVSIIFDEPEYNELSYISQVAERFQTQHTNVHLSSTDLLKQLPKFLEDLDRPTGDGVNSYVVSQAARDVGLTVVLSGTGGDELFGGYPSFSRIAKFRQWFFLQRLLPKWLRKQSAYTAQFLSVPINLYKLFAFLGTDGSIAELHPITREVFNNYQINQLLSDGLRENFYINELRNAYSQNMAQEDIFNQISYAELITYLRDLLLIDIDQTSMAHGLEVRVPFLDKNFVEFVLGLPGYLKAQGNSPKSLLTCSFPHLLPSQIQKRNKQGFTLPFEIWMKGSLKHFCEERLAELNQLNFSQDKVWQFWKKFQQGDKSLSWSRLWLLVVLSDWCNRHKITI, encoded by the coding sequence ATGTGTGGAATTGCTGGTATATATAATTACTCAGAGTCTTTTTCTCTAGATGAGATTAGGAAAAATATCTGTCAAATGACAGATGCTTTAACTCATCGAGGTCCGGATGATCATGGAGTTTGGTGTCAAGAGAACATTGCATTAGGACATAGGCGATTAAGCATCCTTGACTTGTCTCCTCTGGGAGGACAGCCTATGTTTTCTAATGATCGAAATATAGTCACAGTTTTTAATGGAGAAATTTATAATTTTCAGGAGTTGAAAAGGGAACTTGAGAAAGATTACTCATTTCAATCTCAAACAGATACCGAAGTGATTATAGCAGCCTACAAAAAATGGGGTGAAGCTTGTGTTGAAAAGTTTTCTGGAATGTTTGCCTTTGCTTTATGGGATATTAGCAAAAATTCTCTTTTCCTGGCTCGGGATCATTTGGGAATTAAACCCTTATATTATTATCAAACGAATGGTTTACTTCTATTTGCTTCGGAAATTAGAAGCTTACTTGCTACAAGCTTAATCAAACGCTCTATAGACCCCATCAGTTTAAAGTTACTTCTAAGTTATCAAACCGTTCCTGCTCCCCGCTCCATTTTACAAGATGTTCAAATCTTACTACCCGGAAATGCACTAATAATCAAAAATGGTCAAGTTAAACAATGGTGCTATTGGAAGCCTAATCATTATGTTATTAATAAGCCAATTATAGACTATGAGAAATCCATTCAAATTCAAGTTGCAGAACGACTACAAACTGCTGTTAAAAATCATTTAGTCAGTGATGTTCCTTTAGGTGTTTTCTTATCTGGTGGGATAGATTCTAGTACATTAGTTGGCCTTGCTCGTCAAGCCTCATTAGAAGATATTCACACAGTTTCAATTATTTTTGATGAACCAGAATATAATGAACTGTCCTATATTTCTCAAGTAGCCGAACGCTTTCAAACACAGCATACTAATGTTCATTTAAGTAGCACAGATTTATTAAAACAACTCCCAAAATTCTTAGAAGATCTTGATCGACCTACCGGTGATGGAGTCAATTCTTATGTTGTTTCTCAAGCAGCACGAGATGTGGGACTGACAGTTGTCTTATCTGGAACTGGAGGCGATGAGTTATTTGGCGGTTATCCTTCTTTTAGTAGAATTGCTAAATTTCGTCAATGGTTTTTTTTACAAAGACTATTGCCTAAATGGCTACGAAAACAATCTGCCTATACGGCTCAATTTTTATCAGTTCCAATTAATTTATATAAGTTATTTGCCTTTCTGGGAACGGATGGGAGTATTGCCGAATTACATCCGATTACCCGAGAGGTGTTTAATAATTACCAAATCAATCAACTGTTAAGTGATGGGCTGAGGGAAAATTTTTATATTAATGAGTTACGAAATGCTTATTCTCAAAATATGGCTCAGGAAGATATTTTTAATCAAATCTCTTATGCAGAGCTAATAACTTATTTACGAGATCTATTACTTATAGATATTGATCAAACAAGTATGGCTCATGGCTTAGAAGTAAGAGTTCCTTTTTTAGACAAAAATTTTGTTGAATTTGTCTTGGGATTGCCAGGATATCTTAAAGCTCAAGGAAATTCTCCTAAGTCTCTTTTAACCTGTTCTTTTCCCCATTTACTCCCTTCTCAAATTCAGAAGCGAAATAAACAGGGGTTTACTCTTCCTTTTGAAATTTGGATGAAAGGTAGTTTAAAGCATTTTTGTGAAGAACGATTAGCTGAACTTAATCAATTAAATTTTTCTCAGGATAAAGTTTGGCAATTTTGGAAAAAATTTCAGCAAGGAGATAAAAGCTTATCTTGGTCTAGATTGTGGTTACTTGTTGTCTTAAGTGATTGGTGTAATCGACATAAAATCACTATTTAA
- a CDS encoding glycosyltransferase family 4 protein — MSLVIGVLFSSYGPYHIARVEGLVKSPQIPEKQIVAIELARSQEEYPWKTKIETLDFSLVTIFKNKNLEKTNLFTLLLKLNHILNQVNPSVVVIPGYFQASILFTLVWCLWHGKPAILLSETTEIDAERSFWRETVKSWIVKKYKSGLVGGQPHKRYLIKLGMPSEAIFLGYNIVGNDTFHPHKIKSLPKLIEKPYFLAVNRFIPKKNLLFLISAYKNYRQIVGKKAWDLVLCGDGQLRSDIEKQIAQFGLENYVHLPGFLQQDALLPYFAHAECFIHASVEEPWGLVVNEAMAAGLPVIVSNRCGCFEDLVIEGVNGFGFNPDNLDELTNLLVKVSAGNIDVEKMKNASLEHIQKFSPDYFASGLIQAVKFALNN; from the coding sequence ATGAGTCTTGTTATTGGAGTTTTATTTTCTAGTTATGGACCTTATCATATTGCCAGAGTTGAGGGATTAGTTAAATCGCCTCAAATACCTGAAAAGCAAATAGTAGCTATAGAGTTAGCACGCTCTCAAGAAGAATATCCTTGGAAAACAAAAATTGAAACTCTTGATTTTTCTTTAGTTACAATTTTTAAAAATAAAAATCTTGAAAAAACTAATCTTTTTACACTTCTGCTTAAGCTCAATCATATTCTTAATCAAGTTAATCCAAGTGTTGTAGTGATTCCTGGCTATTTTCAAGCTTCTATACTATTTACACTGGTTTGGTGTTTATGGCATGGTAAACCGGCTATTCTTCTTTCAGAAACAACAGAAATTGATGCAGAGCGCTCTTTTTGGCGAGAAACTGTTAAAAGTTGGATTGTCAAGAAATATAAATCTGGTCTTGTAGGAGGACAACCGCACAAACGATATTTAATTAAATTAGGAATGCCATCTGAGGCAATATTTTTAGGATATAATATAGTGGGTAATGATACTTTTCATCCTCATAAAATTAAATCTCTACCTAAACTTATTGAGAAGCCTTATTTTTTAGCAGTTAATCGATTTATTCCTAAAAAAAATCTTTTATTTTTAATTTCAGCTTACAAAAATTATCGTCAGATAGTAGGCAAAAAAGCCTGGGATTTAGTTCTTTGTGGTGATGGACAATTACGCTCTGACATTGAGAAGCAAATTGCTCAATTCGGTTTAGAAAATTATGTCCATCTACCTGGGTTTTTACAACAAGATGCACTCTTACCCTATTTTGCCCATGCAGAATGTTTTATTCATGCCAGTGTTGAAGAACCTTGGGGTCTTGTGGTCAATGAAGCTATGGCAGCAGGTCTTCCTGTAATAGTCTCTAATCGATGTGGCTGCTTTGAAGACCTGGTTATAGAAGGAGTTAATGGGTTTGGATTCAATCCTGATAATCTTGATGAGCTAACTAATCTTTTGGTTAAAGTTAGTGCAGGAAATATTGATGTAGAAAAGATGAAAAACGCTTCTTTGGAACACATCCAAAAATTTTCACCGGACTATTTTGCTAGTGGCTTAATACAAGCAGTAAAATTCGCTCTCAACAATTAA